One part of the Arabidopsis thaliana chromosome 1 sequence genome encodes these proteins:
- the DA1 gene encoding DA1 produces MGWFNKIFKGSNQRLRVGNNKHNHNVYYDNYPTASHDDEPSAADTDADNDEPHHTQEPSTSEDNTSNDQENEDIDRAIALSLLEENQEQTSISGKYSMPVDEDEQLARALQESMVVGNSPRHKSGSTYDNGNAYGAGDLYGNGHMYGGGNVYANGDIYYPRPITFQMDFRICAGCNMEIGHGRFLNCLNSLWHPECFRCYGCSQPISEYEFSTSGNYPFHKACYRERYHPKCDVCSHFIPTNHAGLIEYRAHPFWVQKYCPSHEHDATPRCCSCERMEPRNTRYVELNDGRKLCLECLDSAVMDTMQCQPLYLQIQNFYEGLNMKVEQEVPLLLVERQALNEAREGEKNGHYHMPETRGLCLSEEQTVSTVRKRSKHGTGKWAGNITEPYKLTRQCEVTAILILFGLPRLLTGSILAHEMMHAWMRLKGFRTLSQDVEEGICQVMAHKWLDAELAAGSTNSNAASSSSSSQGLKKGPRSQYERKLGEFFKHQIESDASPVYGDGFRAGRLAVHKYGLRKTLEHIQMTGRFPV; encoded by the exons ATGGGTTGGTTTAACAAGATCTTTAAAGGCTCTAACCAAAGGCTCCGGGTTGGGAATAATAAGCACAATCACAATGTTTATTACGATAATTATCCGACTGCTTCACATGATGATGAGCCTAGTGCGGCGGATACAGATGCTGATAATGATGAACCTCATCATACTCAGGAACCATCTACATCTGAG GATAATACATCGAATGACCAGGAAAATGAAGACATAGACCGTGCAATTGCATTGTCGCTTTTAGAAGAGAATCAAGAACAGACAAGTATAAGCG GGAAATACTCGATGCCGGTGGATGAAGATGAGCAACTTGCTAGAGCCCTACAAGAAAGTATGGTAGTTGGGAATTCACCCCGTCACAAAAGTGGAAGTACATATGATAATGGGAATGCATATGGAGCTGGAGATTTATATGGGAATGGACATATGTATGGAGGAGGAAATGTATATGCAAATGGAGATATTTATTATCCAAGACCTATTACTTTTCAAATGGATTTCAG GATTTGTGCTGGCTGTAATATGGAGATTGGCCATGGAAGATTTCTGAATTGCCTTAATTCACTATGGCATCCAGAATGTTTTCGATGTTATGGCTGCAGTCAGCCGATTTCTGAGTACGAG TTTTCAACATCAGGGAACTACCCTTTTCACAAGGCTTGTTACAGGGAGAGATATCATCCTAAATGTGATGTCTGCAGCCACTTT ATACCAACAAATCATGCTGGTCTTATTGAATATAGGGCACATCCTTTTTGGGTTCAGAAGTATTGTCCTTCTCACGAACACGATGCTACCCCGAGATGTTGCAGTTGTGAAAGAATGGAG CCACGGAATACGAGATATGTTGAACTTAACGATGGACGGAAACTTTGCCTTGAGTGTTTGGACTCGGCGGTCATGGACACCATGCAATGCCAACCTCTGTACttgcaaatacaaaatttctaTGAAGGACTCAACATGAAGGTAGAGCAGGAAGTTCCACTCCTCTTGGTTGAGAGACAAGCACTTAACGAAGCCAGAGAAGGTGAAAAGAAT GGTCACTATCACATGCCAGAAACAAGAGGACTCTGCCTTTCAGAAGAACAAACTGTTAGTACTGTAAGAAAGCGATCAAAGCATGGCACAGGAAAATGGGCCGGGAATATTACAGAACCTTACAAGTTAACACGGCAATGTGAAGTTACCGCCATTCTCATCTTATTCGGGCTCCCTAG GTTACTTACTGGTTCGATTCTAGCTCATGAGATGATGCATGCGTGGATGAGGCTCAAAG GATTCCGAACACTGAGCcaagatgttgaagaaggtatATGTCAAGTGATGGCTCATAAATGGTTAGATGCTGAGTTAGCTGCTGGTTCAACAAATAGCAATGCTgcatcatcatcctcctcttCTCAAGGACTGAAAAAGGGACCGAGATCTCAGTACGAGAGAAAGCTTGGTGAGTTTTTCAAGCACCAAATCGAGTCTGATGCTTCTCCGGTTTATGGAGACGGGTTCAGAGCTGGGAGGTTAGCTGTTCACAAGTACGGTTTGCGAAAAACACTTGAGCATATACAGATGACCGGTAGATTCCCGGTTTAA